Proteins encoded by one window of Procambarus clarkii isolate CNS0578487 chromosome 55, FALCON_Pclarkii_2.0, whole genome shotgun sequence:
- the LOC123755931 gene encoding sodium/potassium/calcium exchanger 1-like — translation MEDKRHRWKTETQMEDRDTDGRQRHKWEPETQMEDRDTDGRQRHRWEPETQMEDRDTDGNQRHRWKIETQMEDKRHRWEPETQMEDKRHRWEPETQMEDKRHRWEPETQMEDKRHRWEPETQMEDKRHRWEPETQMEDRDTDGRQRHKWEPETQMEDRDTDGRQRHRWEPETQMEDRDTDGNQRHRWKIETQMEDKRHRWEPETQAGDKRHRWEPETQMEDKRHRWEPETQMEDKRHRWEPETQMEDKRHRWEPETQMEDRDTDGRQRHKWEPETQMEDRDTDGNQRHRWKIETQMEDRDTDGNQRHRWKTETQMGTRDTDGR, via the coding sequence ATGGAAGACAAGAGACACAGATGGAAGACAGAGACACAGATGGAAGACAGAGACACAGATGGAAGACAGAGACACAAATGGGAACCAGAGACACAGATGGAAGACAGAGACACAGATGGAAGACAGAGACACAGATGGGAACCAGAGACACAGATGGAAGACAGAGACACAGATGGGAACCAGAGACACAGATGGAAGATAGAGACACAGATGGAAGACAAGAGACACAGATGGGAACCAGAGACACAGATGGAAGACAAGAGACACAGATGGGAACCAGAGACACAGATGGAAGACAAGAGACACAGATGGGAACCAGAGACACAGATGGAAGACAAGAGACACAGATGGGAACCAGAGACACAGATGGAAGACAAGAGACACAGATGGGAACCAGAGACACAGATGGAAGACAGAGACACAGATGGAAGACAGAGACACAAATGGGAACCAGAGACACAGATGGAAGACAGAGACACAGATGGAAGACAGAGACACAGATGGGAACCAGAGACACAGATGGAAGACAGAGACACAGATGGGAACCAGAGACACAGATGGAAGATAGAGACACAGATGGAAGACAAGAGACACAGATGGGAACCAGAGACACAGGCGGGAGACAAGAGACACAGATGGGAACCAGAGACACAGATGGAAGACAAGAGACACAGATGGGAACCAGAGACACAGATGGAAGACAAGAGACACAGATGGGAACCAGAGACACAGATGGAAGACAAGAGACACAGATGGGAACCAGAGACACAGATGGAAGACAGAGACACAGATGGAAGACAGAGACACAAATGGGAACCAGAGACACAGATGGAAGACAGAGACACAGATGGGAACCAGAGACACAGATGGAAGATAGAGACACAGATGGAAGACAGAGACACAGATGGGAACCAGAGACACAGATGGAAGACAGAGACACAGATGGGAACCAGAGACACAGATGGAAGATAG